The Candidatus Methylomirabilota bacterium genome includes a window with the following:
- a CDS encoding heavy metal-associated domain-containing protein, producing the protein IHIAHMKSEAEALQVANVLKGLRGVEEARVDLERHLARITYRKGRITVEEMLQALHSAGF; encoded by the coding sequence CGATCCATATCGCCCACATGAAATCCGAAGCGGAGGCTCTACAGGTGGCCAACGTCCTGAAGGGACTTCGCGGAGTGGAAGAGGCCAGGGTCGACCTGGAAAGGCACCTCGCAAGGATTACCTATCGCAAGGGAAGGATAACCGTTGAGGAGATGCTGCAGGCACTGCATAGCGCCGGTTTCTGA
- a CDS encoding MoaD/ThiS family protein, with protein MKVIIRRPRRDVDMPGSRRVRDLLQELQINPETVLVVRGEDLLTPDELIKDEETVEVVPAISGGSTSEV; from the coding sequence ATGAAAGTCATCATCCGCCGCCCCCGTCGAGATGTAGATATGCCGGGAAGCCGTCGGGTCCGGGATCTGCTCCAGGAGCTCCAGATCAACCCGGAGACGGTTCTGGTCGTCCGGGGGGAGGACCTGCTCACCCCGGATGAGCTTATCAAGGATGAGGAGACCGTCGAGGTGGTCCCGGCCATCTCGGGAGGGTCGACCAGTGAAGTGTAG